The segment GCCCCACTGAACAAGTCAGCAGCAATTGAGCGGCAGCGTTGTAACGGCTTACTATAAAGACGATTTGCCACAATAGGCCATTGTAGAACTAAAGCGTCTCACCGCTGCTGATCCCCCAAAAGTTTTTTGATCTTGATCAATACTCTTGAGAGAGATTTCCCAGAACTGGGGTAATAGAACGCCTCTGGCTTCCGACTTCCGGCTCCTGACTTCTCTGCGTTCTGCTATTACTAGATCCGGTGATGAAATTCTCAACCAAGTTATGAACTACCTTGTTGCTGTACTGAGCGATCGCATTCAAGCTGAAGCAGCTTACTCAGCTTTAGAAAAAGAAGGACTCAAGCCTAATCAAGTGGCGATTTTGGGCAAAGGGTATCAGAGTGCCGACGAGTACGGCTTGTTAGACCCCAACGCAGACGCTCGCAAGCAAGCCATGCTAATGATTCTGTGGTTGGCTCCCTTTGGGTTTGCAGCAGGTTATGTCTTTAACTTCATTACAGGCATCGAATTATTTAGCTGGGCTGGAAGCCTGGGTAACCATCTAATCGGTGGTGTCCTAGGTGCCATTTCTGGGGCAATGGGCGGGGCGGTGATCGGAGGCGGAGGAGGTTTGCTGATTGGGGGTGGCGATACCTTGCCTTACCGCGATCGCCTCGATGCTGGAAAGTATTTAGTAGTTGTGCGCGGCTCTAGCGCTTTACTCAACCGGGCCACTCGCACTCTCCGCAACTTCCCCACTGAGAATCTGCAAGCTTATACCGAGCCAGGCGTGGAATGAGGAGCATCGAATCCAGCTTTTTATAGATTGCTTCCGTCCTATGAGCGCGTTAGCCTACCACTAGACTGCTGAGATTGATTTGCAAGCTGAAAGCTGGATCAGCTTGTTGTCAAAGTTTGTCGTCAAAAAGAAGCTGGTAAAAGCGAGGCTAAAAGTACATGAGCTTTGACTATGACTTGTTGATCATGGGCGGTGGGTCAGCAGGACTTGCAGCCTCAAAACGAGCCGCAGCTTATGGAGCGCGGGTGGCGATCGCAGAGCAAAGCGCAATGGGAGGAACCTGCGTCAACCGGGGTTGCGTGCCCAAAAAGCTAATGGTCTACGCGGCTGATTTTCCGCAGTTGTTCCAGGATGCGGTCGGGTACGGCTGGCAATCAGTCCAACCCCAGTTCGAGTGGTCGAAGCTGATGCAAGCGATCCGGCAAGAACTGCAACACATCCAACAGTCACACCAACAAGCGCTAGCCAAGGCAGGGGTAGAGGTACTTACAGGTCGCGCCACCTTTGTAGACCCCCACACGTTGGCAGTTGGCGATCGCCAAGTCACGGCAGACAAAATTCTGATTGCGGTGGGGGGCAGACCTACCAAGCCCAACTTTCCGGGAGCCGAGCACGCCCTAACTTCTGACGAGATGTTTCAACTGTCTCGGTTGCCTCAGCAGATTGCCATTATTGGGGGTGGCTACATTGGCGTAGAGTTTGCCAGCATGCTGCGAAATTTCGGCTCAGAAGTCACCTTAGTCGATAATGCTGAGCAAGTCTTGTCTGGGTTTGACTCAGATCTGCGTAACGAAGTGCAAGCAGGATTGATTCATCGTGGCATCAAGTTTTGCGGCAATAGCACCGCCAAAGAAATTACATCGGAAGCCGCAGGGTTGTGTCTGCAACTTGCAGGCGATTGTTCTGAGTCGCTGACGGTAGATACAGTACTGTGCGCTGTAGGACGCACGCCAAACACAAAAAACTTAGGTTTAGAACAAGTAGGAATTACCACTGACCCTAAGGGCGCGATCGCGGTGAATGAATATAGCCGCACGCATCAACCTAATATTTTTGCTGTGGGGGATTGTACTAATCGCCTAGCGCTGACCCCGGTTGCCAAGATGGAAGCGATCGCCTTTGTGGAAACTGAATTTGGCGGGCAACCCCAGCCAGTCAACTATGATTGTGTGCCGACAGCCGTATTTGCACGTCCAGAGGCGGCATCTGTAGGCTTAACTGAAACGAAAGCCCGGGAGCAGTTTGGGGATGCGGTGCGTTGTGAGTCCAGCCGATTTCCACCCTTATATGTCAGCTTGACGGGGCGACCGGAAAAAAGCTTGGTGAAGTTAGTCCTAGATAGCCGCTCCGATCGCGTCTTAGGAGCGCATATGGTGGGTGAGGCCGCTGCCGAAATTATTCAAACCTTGGCGATCGCGATCAGAATGGGAGCAACCAAACGGGATTTCGACCAGGCGATCGGTATCCATCCTTCCAGCGCGGAAGAATTTCTCACCCTTTGATTTTTCCCTTTAATTTTTGAACTGGTCAAAAAAAGTCCCCAGATTAGAAACTAGGGACTCATAGGAGTACGGAGCACTGAGTTACACTTGCCCTCGGACATCAAGCCCTTAAGACTTCAAGCCAGGAGGGAACTGTTGTTACTTAACTTAACGTTGCCATCTTGTTTCCCCCTCTATCAAGGGAAAGGGGCTGCTGTTAAAGCATTATGTGGGTAAGAACACAAGTTGCTAGACCTAGCTAAAGGAGAGATGCTAGGCCATCAGACGATTCAACCGTAGAGGGAGTGCAGATTGAGTTGTGACTTGCATTATCCAATGTAAGTCATCAATAGGAGGCGACCATGACAGGAATAGAATACGGTCTGGTCATCGTACTGCTACTAGCCGTATTTCCGTTTTCAATGGCTCAGATGGGCGTTGCTTTAGACCAGGAAGATATTGAGAGCTTCTTTGCCTGGACTTGCATTGCATCTTCGATCGCGGGATTACCTGCTGTAGCAATGTTATTGGCTTGAGGGAGGCAGCGATGCTGACTTGCCTCTATTTACTAAGTTGGTTTCTCTTTTTGGGCGTTGCTTCTTGGTGGAGCCGACAATCTCGCGCGAACGGTTCCAACCGCTAGGCACAAGAGTTGCGACCTACCGTTTGCTGTACAGCGATCGCTCTGGCTCGTTCTGCCATTTTGCTAAGGTCGAGATTGTTTTGCTCGTCAATTAGATTCTCACGTTGCAATAGCTCAAAGATAATGTGCGAGAGCATCATCTCCACTTGTGCGGCTTGCGCACTTAGCCAGTCATGAGTTGAAGCGTCCTGAGGCGAGGTCTGAATGCACTCGTGCGTGTAGCGATGAAATTCTTTCACTTCTTTTAATAAATGAACTAAGTAGCTAGGGCATTGGCAAGCAATGACATCGGCTGCTTCACAAATGGCGAGTAACTGCTCATCAGAAAATTGCTGTGACACTTGGATGGTTTGGCTAGGCTGAGTCATGGTGGCAAGTAACAGGGATGGTGTTTACAGGAACGAACCGAATTGTGACGAAATCTATCGATGAGGAATCATCGGGCTTGCCAAAGCTGAATGAGACGTGAAGCTGAGACAAAAAGCTTGCCTGTGGAGCTACGGCAGCTACTAAATCTAATTAAAAGACTGAAAAAATTAAATATGCCAGTCCTAAATAATTGATGAAATTGGCGCATTGTCAGATTTATAGCGCTCAAATGGTCCTTTCACATATCAATTGAATTTGATATTAGGAACTAACAGAAGCTAAATGAGCAGTTGGTAAATTTTAAGATTTAAATGAAGGAAAATTAAAGGTAGGCCAGTAGCTCAAATATATCCAAATCCCCAAAGAGCTAGAAGATTTATTAATGAGCTTGCATCAATGCTTGTTACTAGATTTAAGTTTTGCCAAAGATTTCGCTCAGGTCAAAACCTAACCTAATATATCAGTTTTTAAGCTCGTTTTACCCGAGCTGCACCATCAAATTTTTAGTAATCTAAGCTACTAAGGAAGCTAGCGATTCTAGCTTTTACCTTACTTCCACC is part of the Trichocoleus sp. FACHB-46 genome and harbors:
- the gorA gene encoding glutathione-disulfide reductase, with protein sequence MSFDYDLLIMGGGSAGLAASKRAAAYGARVAIAEQSAMGGTCVNRGCVPKKLMVYAADFPQLFQDAVGYGWQSVQPQFEWSKLMQAIRQELQHIQQSHQQALAKAGVEVLTGRATFVDPHTLAVGDRQVTADKILIAVGGRPTKPNFPGAEHALTSDEMFQLSRLPQQIAIIGGGYIGVEFASMLRNFGSEVTLVDNAEQVLSGFDSDLRNEVQAGLIHRGIKFCGNSTAKEITSEAAGLCLQLAGDCSESLTVDTVLCAVGRTPNTKNLGLEQVGITTDPKGAIAVNEYSRTHQPNIFAVGDCTNRLALTPVAKMEAIAFVETEFGGQPQPVNYDCVPTAVFARPEAASVGLTETKAREQFGDAVRCESSRFPPLYVSLTGRPEKSLVKLVLDSRSDRVLGAHMVGEAAAEIIQTLAIAIRMGATKRDFDQAIGIHPSSAEEFLTL